A single window of Streptomyces cathayae DNA harbors:
- a CDS encoding WhiB family transcriptional regulator — MADFSRLPGPNADLWDWQLLAACRGVDSSLFFHPEGERGAARSARENSAKEVCMRCPVRAECAAHALAVREPYGVWGGLTEDEREELMGRARHRLVSPSASPPGSPPAASAVSAPVPASVSATGGHASSNN, encoded by the coding sequence ATGGCAGATTTCTCTCGCCTTCCAGGACCGAACGCGGACCTGTGGGACTGGCAGCTCCTGGCCGCATGCCGCGGGGTGGACAGTTCGCTCTTCTTCCACCCCGAGGGCGAGCGCGGGGCGGCACGAAGTGCTCGCGAGAACTCGGCCAAAGAGGTCTGCATGAGGTGCCCGGTACGCGCCGAGTGCGCCGCCCACGCACTGGCCGTACGCGAGCCGTACGGCGTGTGGGGCGGACTGACCGAGGACGAACGCGAAGAGCTGATGGGCAGGGCACGCCACCGGCTGGTGTCGCCCTCGGCGTCACCGCCGGGCTCACCACCAGCGGCATCGGCCGTATCGGCGCCGGTCCCGGCATCGGTCTCGGCCACCGGCGGGCACGCCTCTTCGAACAACTGA
- a CDS encoding MOSC domain-containing protein: MKLLSVNLGRPKAVPYTDQPEGVTGIDKQPVDGPVRVAAPGPKGVGASGLAGDAVCETRHHGGDDQAVYAMAREDLDEWEGVLGRTLPNGSFGENLTTAGIDLSGALIGERWGIGAEVVLEVTSGRIPCRTFQGHLGEKGWVRRFTQRGAPGAYLRVVRPGEVRAGDAIRRVHRPDHEVTVALQFRAVTTERTLLPRLLAAADALHPEALAKARQYETKYGADLGA, encoded by the coding sequence ATGAAACTTCTGTCTGTGAACCTGGGGCGCCCCAAGGCCGTGCCGTACACGGACCAGCCCGAGGGTGTGACCGGCATCGACAAGCAGCCGGTGGACGGGCCGGTACGGGTGGCGGCGCCGGGGCCGAAGGGGGTCGGCGCGAGCGGGCTGGCCGGGGACGCGGTGTGCGAGACGCGGCACCACGGGGGCGACGACCAGGCCGTGTACGCGATGGCCCGCGAGGACCTCGACGAGTGGGAGGGCGTGCTGGGCCGCACGCTGCCGAACGGCTCGTTCGGCGAGAACCTCACCACGGCAGGGATCGACCTGTCCGGCGCCCTGATCGGTGAGCGCTGGGGCATCGGGGCCGAGGTGGTGCTGGAGGTCACCTCCGGCCGCATTCCCTGCCGCACCTTCCAGGGCCATCTGGGTGAGAAGGGCTGGGTGAGGCGGTTCACGCAGCGGGGCGCGCCGGGTGCCTATCTGCGGGTCGTCCGGCCCGGTGAGGTCCGGGCGGGCGACGCGATCCGGAGGGTGCACCGGCCGGACCACGAGGTGACGGTCGCGCTGCAGTTCCGGGCGGTGACCACGGAGCGGACGCTGCTGCCGCGCCTGCTGGCGGCGGCGGACGCGCTGCACCCGGAGGCACTGGCCAAGGCTCGGCAGTACGAGACGAAGTACGGGGCGGACCTGGGAGCCTGA
- a CDS encoding ankyrin repeat domain-containing protein gives MKRRRQKKLSRQLFEATVTADTARVRALLRAGADPERGDSDGTTPLYLASVQGEAEVARLLLEAGACPDTESRGVGSEGTPLCAAACWGHTGTVRELLAHGADPDLREDRGTGWSPLDWANNGPHPETAALLVTAGAGSHREAVQQPTT, from the coding sequence ATGAAACGGCGTCGGCAGAAGAAGCTCTCCCGTCAGCTCTTCGAAGCGACTGTGACGGCTGACACCGCCCGCGTGCGGGCGCTCCTGCGGGCCGGAGCGGACCCGGAGCGAGGAGACAGCGACGGCACCACCCCTCTCTACCTGGCGTCCGTGCAGGGGGAGGCCGAGGTCGCACGCCTGCTCCTGGAAGCCGGGGCCTGCCCCGACACCGAGAGCCGGGGAGTCGGCTCGGAGGGCACACCGCTGTGCGCGGCCGCGTGCTGGGGGCACACCGGGACCGTGCGCGAACTGTTGGCGCACGGCGCCGACCCGGACCTCCGGGAAGACCGCGGAACAGGCTGGTCTCCCTTGGACTGGGCGAACAACGGCCCCCACCCCGAGACGGCCGCACTCCTGGTCACAGCGGGAGCAGGCTCTCACCGGGAAGCCGTTCAGCAGCCCACGACCTGA
- a CDS encoding LysR family transcriptional regulator, with protein sequence MIEARHLRVLRAVATTGSFSAAARELGCTQPAVSQQMKALEGSVGTPLLVRTGREMRMTQAGEVLVRHAAGVLAGLTAAEEEVAAIAGLRAGRVRLVSFPSGSSTLVPAALAALRDAHPGTRVSLEEAEPPRSVEMLREGDCDIALAFRYEGAAGAEEWHDLVVRPLLTDRLVGLVPERHRLAHAKSLAIGELAEEPWIAGCPRCRGQLIEVCETAGFTPRIDFATDDYPAVAGLVGAGLGVAVLPQLALESVRLRGVRTVALEPAVRREIVALTLPDLAQVPAVGATLDQLARAAGR encoded by the coding sequence GTGATCGAAGCCCGTCATCTCCGTGTGCTGCGCGCCGTGGCCACCACCGGTTCGTTCTCCGCGGCGGCCCGGGAACTGGGCTGCACCCAGCCCGCCGTCAGCCAGCAGATGAAGGCGCTGGAAGGGTCCGTGGGCACGCCGCTGCTCGTCCGCACCGGGCGTGAGATGCGCATGACGCAGGCCGGAGAAGTGCTGGTGCGCCATGCGGCCGGCGTTCTCGCCGGGCTGACCGCGGCCGAGGAGGAGGTCGCCGCCATCGCAGGGTTGCGGGCGGGGCGGGTGCGGCTCGTGTCCTTCCCCAGCGGCAGTTCGACGCTCGTTCCGGCAGCCCTCGCCGCTCTGCGCGACGCCCACCCCGGCACCCGTGTCTCCCTGGAGGAGGCCGAGCCGCCCCGGTCCGTCGAGATGCTGCGCGAGGGCGACTGCGACATCGCCCTCGCTTTCCGGTACGAGGGGGCTGCGGGTGCCGAGGAGTGGCACGACCTGGTCGTGCGCCCGTTGCTCACGGACCGGCTCGTGGGACTGGTGCCCGAGCGGCACCGGCTGGCGCATGCGAAGTCCCTCGCCATAGGCGAACTCGCCGAGGAACCGTGGATCGCGGGCTGCCCGCGTTGCCGTGGTCAGCTGATCGAGGTGTGCGAGACGGCAGGCTTCACCCCGCGTATCGACTTCGCGACCGACGACTACCCCGCGGTGGCCGGCCTGGTCGGTGCGGGGCTCGGGGTGGCCGTCCTGCCCCAGCTGGCCCTCGAGTCCGTACGGCTCAGGGGGGTGCGCACGGTGGCCCTGGAGCCCGCGGTGCGGCGGGAGATCGTGGCACTGACGCTTCCCGACCTCGCCCAGGTGCCCGCGGTCGGCGCGACGCTCGACCAACTGGCACGGGCAGCCGGGCGGTAG
- a CDS encoding GuaB3 family IMP dehydrogenase-related protein: MTEIEIGRGKRGRRAYAFDDIAVVPSRRTRDPKEVSIAWQIDAYRFELPFLAAPMDSVVSPATAIRIGELGGLGVLNLEGLWTRYEDPQPLLDEIAELDAESATRRFQEIYTAPIKEELIGQRIKEVRDSGVVTAAALSPQRTAQFSKAVVDAGVDIFVIRGTTVSAEHVSSSHEPLNLKQFIYELDVPVIVGGCATYTAALHLMRTGAAGVLVGFGGGAAHTTRNVLGIQVPMATAVADVAAARRDYMDESGGRYVHVIADGGVGWSGDLPKAIACGADAVMMGSPLARATDGPGKGNHWGMEAVNEELPRGMKVDLGTVGTIEEILTGPSHTPDGSMNLFGALRRAMATTGYSELKEFQRVEVTVADSQHRR; the protein is encoded by the coding sequence GTGACTGAGATCGAGATCGGGCGAGGCAAGCGGGGCCGCCGGGCGTACGCCTTCGACGACATCGCCGTCGTCCCCAGCCGCCGTACGCGGGACCCGAAGGAGGTCTCGATCGCCTGGCAGATCGACGCCTACCGCTTCGAGCTGCCCTTCCTGGCAGCCCCCATGGACTCGGTCGTCTCGCCGGCCACGGCGATCCGCATCGGCGAGCTCGGCGGTCTCGGTGTGCTGAACCTCGAAGGGCTGTGGACGCGGTACGAGGACCCGCAGCCGCTGCTCGACGAGATCGCCGAACTGGACGCCGAGTCGGCCACGCGCCGTTTCCAGGAGATCTACACCGCCCCCATCAAGGAGGAGCTGATCGGGCAGCGCATCAAGGAGGTGCGCGACTCCGGCGTCGTCACCGCGGCCGCGCTCTCCCCGCAGCGCACCGCCCAGTTCTCCAAGGCCGTCGTCGACGCGGGCGTGGACATCTTCGTGATCCGCGGGACGACGGTCTCCGCGGAGCACGTCTCCAGCTCGCACGAGCCGCTCAACCTGAAGCAGTTCATCTACGAACTGGACGTCCCGGTGATCGTCGGCGGCTGCGCCACCTACACCGCGGCCCTGCACCTGATGCGCACCGGCGCGGCCGGCGTCCTGGTGGGCTTCGGCGGCGGCGCCGCACACACCACCCGCAACGTGCTGGGCATCCAGGTCCCCATGGCCACCGCGGTCGCCGACGTGGCCGCCGCCCGCCGCGACTACATGGACGAGTCCGGCGGCCGGTACGTGCACGTGATCGCGGACGGCGGCGTCGGCTGGTCGGGCGACCTGCCCAAGGCGATCGCCTGCGGCGCCGACGCGGTGATGATGGGCTCCCCGCTCGCGCGCGCCACCGACGGCCCGGGCAAGGGCAACCACTGGGGCATGGAAGCGGTGAACGAGGAGCTGCCGCGTGGCATGAAGGTCGACCTCGGCACCGTCGGCACCATCGAGGAGATCCTCACCGGCCCGTCGCACACGCCCGACGGCTCGATGAACCTCTTCGGCGCCCTGCGCCGCGCCATGGCCACCACCGGGTACAGCGAGCTGAAGGAGTTCCAGCGCGTCGAGGTGACGGTGGCGGACTCGCAGCACCGGCGGTGA
- a CDS encoding multicopper oxidase family protein: protein MSRHTPKSEVPAGESPPGTTRRAFRWKRLVIVLGSLVTALAVTVGALFAWLWTGAAVSTVGKAPFDNALAIPPQAESTVERDGTRVFDLRMQAGETEFQEGRRTTTWGFNGSYLGPTLRAKRGEKVRVRVGNDLDEASSVHWHGMHLPARMDGGPHQMIAPGAAWTPHWTVDQPAATLWYHPHPHGKTEEHVRRGLAGLFLLDDEESARLSLPKRYGVDDLPVVVQDVRFDGSRLSGDRGLMQNVGFLGDRTVVNGTLRPYREVHDELIRLRLVNASTARTYAFGFPGDRDFSLIGTDGGLLARPAVMDRIQLSPGERAEIVVRVEAGERVMLRSFPQDNYGGFWQRRFGGGDDSFDVLELRAARQLRPSPRLPATLTEPELPDGAEAVRGRHFDLKLSGINGRSMDMGRIDETVTRGTTELWTIRNTNGMPHNFHVHDVQFRVVEVNGSAPPPALRGPKDTVFVPHGTTMKLALRFTGPADPDVPYMYHCHLLYHEDEGMMGQFVVVEKGQSAGTPPDHAEHGAGQARRGGHSGD from the coding sequence ATGTCTCGCCATACGCCCAAGAGCGAGGTGCCGGCCGGGGAGAGCCCGCCCGGCACCACCCGCCGCGCATTCCGCTGGAAGCGCCTTGTCATCGTGCTCGGTTCCCTGGTCACCGCGCTCGCCGTGACCGTCGGCGCCCTGTTCGCCTGGCTGTGGACCGGCGCCGCGGTCAGCACGGTGGGCAAGGCACCGTTCGACAACGCGCTGGCGATACCTCCGCAGGCCGAGTCGACCGTGGAGAGGGACGGCACACGGGTCTTCGACCTGCGCATGCAGGCGGGCGAGACGGAGTTCCAGGAGGGGAGGAGGACCACGACCTGGGGGTTCAACGGCTCCTACCTCGGCCCGACGCTTCGCGCGAAGCGCGGCGAGAAGGTGCGCGTACGGGTCGGCAACGACCTGGACGAGGCGTCCTCCGTGCACTGGCACGGGATGCATCTGCCGGCCCGCATGGACGGCGGCCCGCACCAGATGATCGCCCCGGGTGCCGCCTGGACCCCGCACTGGACGGTGGACCAGCCGGCGGCGACGCTCTGGTACCACCCTCATCCACACGGCAAGACCGAGGAGCACGTCAGGCGTGGTCTCGCCGGCCTGTTCCTCCTCGACGACGAGGAGTCCGCTCGCCTGTCCCTGCCGAAGCGGTACGGCGTCGACGATCTGCCGGTCGTCGTGCAGGACGTCCGCTTCGACGGTTCACGGCTGTCCGGCGACCGCGGGCTGATGCAGAACGTGGGCTTCCTGGGTGACCGGACCGTGGTCAACGGCACCCTGCGCCCCTACCGGGAGGTCCACGACGAACTGATACGGCTGCGGCTGGTCAACGCCTCCACCGCCCGCACCTACGCCTTCGGTTTCCCGGGCGACCGTGACTTCTCGCTGATCGGGACGGACGGCGGACTGCTGGCGCGGCCCGCGGTGATGGACCGGATACAGCTGTCACCGGGTGAGCGCGCCGAGATCGTCGTACGGGTCGAGGCGGGTGAGCGGGTGATGCTCCGGAGCTTCCCACAGGACAACTACGGCGGCTTCTGGCAGCGGCGGTTCGGCGGGGGCGACGACTCCTTCGACGTACTGGAGCTGCGGGCGGCCCGGCAGTTGCGGCCGTCGCCGCGGTTGCCGGCCACGCTCACCGAGCCGGAGCTTCCCGACGGTGCCGAGGCGGTGCGCGGGCGGCACTTCGATCTGAAGCTGTCCGGGATCAACGGCCGGTCGATGGACATGGGCCGCATCGACGAGACCGTCACCCGCGGGACGACGGAGCTGTGGACGATACGCAACACCAACGGCATGCCGCACAACTTCCATGTGCACGATGTGCAGTTCCGCGTGGTGGAGGTGAACGGGTCGGCACCACCGCCGGCGCTGCGCGGGCCGAAGGACACGGTGTTCGTCCCGCACGGCACGACGATGAAACTGGCACTGCGCTTCACCGGGCCGGCCGATCCCGACGTCCCTTACATGTACCACTGCCATCTGCTGTACCACGAGGACGAGGGGATGATGGGCCAGTTCGTGGTGGTCGAGAAGGGCCAGTCCGCGGGGACCCCGCCGGATCACGCGGAGCACGGGGCCGGACAGGCCCGAAGGGGCGGGCACTCGGGTGACTGA
- a CDS encoding SDR family NAD(P)-dependent oxidoreductase translates to MTTALITGSTAGIGAAFARKLAADGHDLVLVARDIARLREQATELHDRHGIEAEVLRADLAEDKGIEVVAERLGERRNPVDLLINNAGFGNKGRYLEVSMADELRMLKVHCEAVLRLTSAAAEAMRERGRGGVVNVSSTAAFVPRGTYGASKAWVVQFTQGAAQDLAGSGVRLMALCPGFVRTEFHKRAGMGTDSIPNWMWLDADKVAEAALADLARGKSVSIPDPRYKVLMGAAKLVPRDLLGGFSSRTGRKYGPR, encoded by the coding sequence ATGACAACCGCTCTGATTACGGGATCGACGGCCGGGATCGGTGCCGCGTTCGCGCGGAAGCTGGCAGCCGACGGGCACGATTTGGTGCTGGTGGCCCGCGACATCGCCCGGCTCCGCGAGCAGGCGACCGAGCTCCACGACCGCCACGGCATCGAGGCGGAGGTGCTGCGGGCCGACCTCGCGGAGGACAAGGGCATCGAGGTGGTGGCCGAGCGGCTGGGCGAGCGCAGGAATCCCGTCGACCTGCTGATCAACAACGCGGGTTTCGGCAACAAGGGCCGCTACCTCGAGGTCTCGATGGCGGACGAGCTGAGGATGCTCAAGGTCCACTGCGAGGCGGTGCTGCGGCTGACGTCGGCGGCGGCGGAGGCGATGCGGGAGCGCGGACGCGGGGGCGTCGTGAACGTCTCCTCGACCGCCGCGTTCGTGCCGCGCGGAACCTACGGGGCGTCCAAGGCGTGGGTGGTGCAGTTCACCCAGGGCGCGGCCCAGGACCTGGCGGGCAGCGGCGTACGCCTGATGGCGCTGTGCCCCGGCTTCGTCCGCACCGAGTTCCACAAGCGGGCGGGGATGGGGACGGACAGCATCCCGAACTGGATGTGGCTCGACGCGGACAAGGTGGCGGAGGCGGCCCTCGCGGACCTGGCCCGCGGCAAGTCGGTGTCGATCCCGGACCCGCGGTACAAGGTCCTGATGGGAGCGGCGAAGCTGGTCCCGCGCGACCTCCTGGGCGGTTTCTCCTCCCGTACGGGCCGCAAGTACGGGCCGCGCTGA
- a CDS encoding response regulator transcription factor, giving the protein MTSVLVCDDSPLAREALRRAVATVPGVERVTTAANGEEVLRRWGADRSDLILMDVRMPGLGGVETVRRLLSADPGARIIMLTVAEDLDGVALAVAAGARGYLHKDASRAELRATVTQALADPTWRLAPRRLRSAEMGAAPTLTAREIQVLEGMSHGRSNAEIGRELFLSEDTVKTHARRLFKKLGASDRAHAVALGFRWGLVR; this is encoded by the coding sequence ATGACTTCCGTCCTCGTCTGCGACGACTCCCCGCTTGCCCGAGAGGCGCTGCGCCGCGCGGTCGCGACCGTGCCCGGCGTCGAGCGCGTGACGACGGCCGCCAACGGCGAGGAAGTCCTCCGCCGCTGGGGTGCCGACCGCTCGGACCTGATTCTGATGGACGTACGCATGCCCGGTCTGGGGGGTGTCGAGACCGTCCGGCGGCTGCTGTCCGCCGACCCCGGTGCGCGCATCATCATGCTCACCGTCGCCGAGGACCTCGACGGGGTGGCACTCGCCGTGGCCGCCGGCGCCCGCGGCTATCTGCACAAGGACGCCTCCCGCGCGGAGTTGCGTGCGACGGTCACCCAGGCACTCGCCGACCCGACCTGGCGGCTCGCCCCGCGGCGGCTGCGCTCGGCGGAGATGGGCGCCGCGCCCACGCTCACCGCGCGTGAGATCCAGGTCCTCGAAGGCATGAGCCACGGTCGCTCCAACGCCGAGATCGGCCGCGAGCTGTTCCTCTCCGAGGACACGGTCAAGACGCACGCCCGGCGGCTCTTCAAGAAGCTCGGCGCGTCGGACCGGGCCCACGCGGTGGCGCTCGGATTCCGGTGGGGTCTGGTGCGCTAG
- a CDS encoding sigma-70 family RNA polymerase sigma factor, with protein sequence MRDDEAGTAQGAIGALVHRAVDGDEQATHDLLAHVHPLALRYCRTRLSRLPGDARHFVEDLAQEVCVAVLLALPRYRDTGRPFEAFVFAIAAHKVADLQRAAMRHPGLTAVPSDEMPERPDDSLGPEERALLSSDAAWAKKLLANLPENQRELLLLRIAVGLTAEETGQMLGMSPGAVRVAQHRALSRLRALAEQ encoded by the coding sequence ATGCGCGACGACGAGGCGGGCACTGCCCAAGGGGCGATCGGTGCGCTCGTCCACCGCGCTGTCGACGGGGACGAGCAGGCGACACACGATCTGCTCGCCCATGTCCACCCCCTGGCGCTGCGGTACTGCCGCACCCGCCTGTCCCGGCTCCCGGGCGACGCCCGGCACTTCGTCGAGGACCTCGCCCAGGAGGTCTGCGTGGCGGTGCTCCTCGCGCTGCCCCGCTACAGGGACACCGGCCGCCCCTTCGAGGCGTTCGTCTTCGCCATCGCCGCGCACAAGGTGGCCGACCTGCAGCGCGCGGCGATGCGCCATCCCGGTCTGACAGCCGTACCTTCCGACGAGATGCCCGAGCGCCCCGACGACTCCCTCGGCCCGGAGGAGCGCGCCCTCCTCAGCAGCGACGCCGCGTGGGCCAAGAAACTGCTGGCCAACCTGCCCGAGAACCAGCGCGAGCTGCTTCTGCTGCGCATCGCCGTGGGCCTCACCGCGGAGGAGACCGGCCAGATGTTGGGAATGTCACCCGGCGCCGTCCGGGTCGCCCAGCACCGCGCGCTGAGCCGGCTGCGAGCCCTGGCGGAGCAGTGA
- the groL gene encoding chaperonin GroEL (60 kDa chaperone family; promotes refolding of misfolded polypeptides especially under stressful conditions; forms two stacked rings of heptamers to form a barrel-shaped 14mer; ends can be capped by GroES; misfolded proteins enter the barrel where they are refolded when GroES binds) — protein MAKILKFDEDARRALERGVNKLADTVKVTIGPRGRNVVIDKKFGAPTITNDGVTIAREVEVEDPFENLGAQLVKEVATKTNDIAGDGTTTATVLAQALVREGLRNVAAGASPAALKKGIDAAVAAVCEDLLASARPIDEKSDIAAVAGLSAQDQQVGELIAEAMDKVGKDGVITVEESNTFGLELDFTEGMAFDKGYLSPYFVTDQERMEAVLDDPYILITQGKVGSIAELLPLLEKVIQANASKPLLIIAEDVEGEALSTLVVNKIRGTFNAVAVKAPGFGDRRKAMLQDMAVLTGATVVSEEVGLKLDQVGLDVLGSARRVTVTKDDTTIVEGAGKKEDVTGRIGQIKAEIETTDSDWDREKLQERLAKLAGGVCVIKVGAATEVELKEKKHRLEDAISATRAAVEEGIVSGGGSALVHAVKVLEGNLDKTGDEATGVAVVRRAAVEPLRWIAENAGLEGYVIVSKVAELEKGSGYNAATGEYGDLIKAGVIDPVKVTRSALENAASIASLLLTTETVVVEKKEEEEPAAGGHGHGHAH, from the coding sequence ATGGCGAAGATCCTGAAGTTCGACGAGGACGCCCGTCGCGCCCTTGAGCGCGGCGTCAACAAGCTTGCCGACACGGTGAAGGTGACGATCGGCCCCAGGGGCCGCAACGTCGTCATCGACAAGAAGTTCGGCGCCCCCACCATCACCAACGACGGTGTCACGATCGCCCGCGAGGTCGAGGTCGAGGACCCGTTCGAGAACCTCGGTGCCCAGCTGGTCAAGGAGGTGGCGACCAAGACCAACGACATCGCGGGTGACGGTACGACCACCGCGACCGTGCTGGCCCAGGCGCTCGTCCGCGAGGGCCTGCGCAACGTCGCGGCCGGCGCCTCCCCGGCCGCCCTGAAGAAGGGCATCGACGCCGCCGTCGCCGCGGTCTGTGAGGACCTCCTCGCCTCGGCGCGCCCGATCGACGAGAAGTCCGACATCGCCGCCGTCGCCGGGCTGTCCGCCCAGGACCAGCAGGTCGGCGAGCTCATCGCCGAGGCGATGGACAAGGTCGGCAAGGACGGTGTCATCACCGTCGAGGAGTCCAACACCTTCGGCCTGGAGCTGGACTTCACCGAGGGCATGGCCTTCGACAAGGGCTACCTGTCGCCGTACTTCGTGACGGACCAGGAGCGCATGGAAGCCGTCCTGGACGACCCGTACATCCTCATCACGCAGGGCAAGGTCGGCTCCATCGCCGAGCTGCTGCCGCTGCTGGAGAAGGTCATCCAGGCCAACGCCTCCAAGCCGCTGCTGATCATCGCCGAGGACGTCGAGGGCGAGGCCCTGTCGACCCTGGTCGTCAACAAGATCCGCGGCACGTTCAACGCCGTCGCGGTCAAGGCCCCCGGCTTCGGCGACCGCCGCAAGGCGATGCTGCAGGACATGGCCGTCCTCACCGGCGCCACGGTCGTCTCCGAGGAGGTCGGCCTCAAGCTCGACCAGGTCGGCCTGGACGTGCTGGGCTCCGCCCGCCGCGTCACCGTCACCAAGGACGACACCACGATCGTCGAGGGTGCCGGCAAGAAGGAGGACGTGACCGGTCGCATCGGCCAGATCAAGGCCGAGATCGAGACCACCGACTCCGACTGGGACCGCGAGAAGCTCCAGGAGCGCCTCGCGAAGCTGGCCGGCGGCGTGTGCGTCATCAAGGTCGGCGCCGCCACCGAGGTGGAGCTGAAGGAGAAGAAGCACCGCCTGGAGGACGCCATCTCCGCGACCCGCGCCGCGGTCGAGGAGGGCATCGTCTCCGGTGGTGGCTCCGCGCTCGTCCACGCCGTCAAGGTCCTCGAGGGCAACCTCGACAAGACCGGCGACGAGGCCACCGGTGTCGCGGTCGTCCGCCGCGCCGCCGTCGAGCCGCTGCGCTGGATCGCCGAGAACGCCGGCCTCGAGGGCTACGTCATCGTCTCCAAGGTCGCCGAGCTCGAGAAGGGCAGCGGCTACAACGCCGCCACCGGCGAGTACGGCGACCTGATCAAGGCCGGCGTCATCGACCCGGTCAAGGTCACCCGCTCCGCCCTGGAGAACGCCGCCTCCATCGCCTCCCTGCTGCTCACGACCGAGACCGTGGTCGTCGAGAAGAAGGAAGAAGAGGAGCCGGCCGCCGGTGGTCACGGCCACGGCCACGCCCACTGA
- the guaB gene encoding IMP dehydrogenase, which produces MTANVDGVPEKFATLGLTYDDVLLLPGASEVLPNAVDTSSRISRNVRVNTPLLSAAMDKVTESRMAIAMARQGGVGVLHRNLSIADQANQVDLVKRSESGMVTDPITIHPDATLAEADALCAKFRISGVPVTDGSKKLLGIVTNRDMAFETDRSQRVRDIMTPMPLVTGQVGISRVDAMELLRRHKIEKLPLVDDEGVLKGLITVKDFVKAEQYPHAAKDSEGRLIVGAAVGASPEALERAQALAEAGVDFLVVDTSHGHNSNALSWMSKIKSSVGIDVIGGNVATRDGAQALIDAGVDGIKVGVGPGSICTTRVVAGIGVPQVTAIYEASLAARPAGVPLIGDGGLQYSGDIGKALAAGADTVMLGSLLAGCEESPGELQFINGKQYKSYRGMGSLGAMQSRGQARSYSKDRYFQSDVASDDKLVPEGIEGQVPYRGPLANVLHQLVGGLRQTMGYVGAATIEEMESKGRFVRITSAGLKESHPHDIQMTVEAPNYSRT; this is translated from the coding sequence ATGACTGCGAACGTCGACGGAGTGCCCGAAAAATTCGCGACACTCGGGCTGACCTACGACGACGTGCTGCTGCTGCCGGGTGCATCCGAGGTGCTCCCCAACGCGGTCGACACCTCGTCCCGTATCTCGCGCAACGTCCGTGTGAACACCCCGCTGCTCTCGGCGGCCATGGACAAGGTGACCGAGTCCCGCATGGCGATCGCGATGGCCCGCCAGGGCGGTGTCGGCGTCCTGCACCGCAACCTGTCCATCGCGGACCAGGCCAACCAGGTCGACCTGGTGAAGCGCTCCGAGTCCGGCATGGTCACCGACCCGATCACCATCCACCCCGACGCCACGCTCGCCGAGGCCGACGCGCTGTGCGCCAAGTTCCGCATCAGCGGCGTCCCGGTCACCGACGGCAGCAAGAAGCTGCTCGGCATCGTCACCAACCGTGACATGGCCTTCGAGACCGACCGCTCCCAGCGGGTGCGCGACATCATGACGCCGATGCCGCTGGTCACGGGCCAGGTCGGCATCTCCCGCGTGGACGCCATGGAGCTGCTGCGCCGCCACAAGATTGAGAAGCTTCCCCTGGTCGACGACGAGGGGGTCCTCAAGGGCCTCATCACGGTCAAGGACTTCGTCAAGGCGGAGCAGTACCCCCACGCGGCGAAGGACTCGGAGGGCCGCCTGATCGTCGGTGCCGCCGTGGGCGCCAGCCCCGAGGCACTCGAGCGTGCCCAGGCGCTCGCCGAGGCCGGGGTGGACTTCCTGGTCGTCGACACCTCCCACGGCCACAACAGCAACGCCCTCAGCTGGATGTCGAAGATCAAGTCGAGCGTCGGCATCGACGTGATCGGCGGCAACGTCGCCACGCGTGACGGCGCCCAGGCGCTGATCGACGCCGGTGTCGACGGAATCAAGGTGGGTGTGGGCCCCGGCTCGATCTGCACCACCCGTGTGGTCGCCGGCATCGGCGTCCCGCAGGTCACCGCCATCTACGAGGCGTCCCTCGCGGCCCGTCCGGCCGGCGTGCCGTTGATCGGCGACGGCGGTCTGCAGTACTCCGGAGACATCGGCAAGGCGCTGGCCGCCGGTGCCGACACGGTGATGCTCGGCAGCCTCCTCGCCGGTTGCGAGGAGTCACCCGGCGAGCTGCAGTTCATCAACGGCAAGCAGTACAAGTCGTACCGCGGCATGGGCTCGCTCGGCGCCATGCAGTCGCGCGGCCAGGCCAGGTCGTACTCGAAGGACCGCTACTTCCAGTCCGACGTCGCCTCCGACGACAAGCTCGTCCCCGAGGGCATCGAGGGCCAGGTGCCCTACCGCGGTCCGCTGGCCAACGTGCTGCACCAGCTCGTCGGCGGCCTGCGCCAGACCATGGGCTACGTGGGCGCCGCCACCATCGAGGAGATGGAGAGCAAGGGCCGCTTCGTACGGATCACCTCCGCGGGCCTGAAGGAGAGCCACCCGCACGACATCCAGATGACGGTCGAGGCACCGAACTACAGCCGCACGTAG